One window of the Corynebacterium glutamicum ATCC 13032 genome contains the following:
- a CDS encoding FecCD family ABC transporter permease yields MVVLIAVTLVVILIHLSLTVGSITASQAWSAVVGVGDASDIRSVQSRRLPRVLTAVGVGAALGLSGACFSPCHVTVLGSPDIIGFTTGAATAAAISIIFFDAGVVLTGVAAILGGLATAVFVYLMARQNSNTGGLRLVLVGIGTGAFLGAARDFFMVRADITGASTVQLWSAGSLSGRDWNHALLVLISCAVIVPALCIIVRRLRLMEMGDDAAGALGISVERTRLIAILLAVLLVGIATAAAGPIAFIALAAPQIARALAREDGVLVAASISIGSGLLVAADCLEQHVDTELHTPVGLVTSLLGGVYLMWLLSRKEA; encoded by the coding sequence ATGGTAGTGCTCATCGCGGTTACGTTGGTGGTGATTCTTATTCATTTGAGTCTGACTGTTGGTTCCATCACTGCATCGCAGGCGTGGTCGGCGGTCGTAGGAGTGGGTGATGCTTCTGATATTCGTTCAGTGCAATCACGGCGCTTGCCTCGAGTGCTGACAGCGGTAGGAGTGGGCGCTGCGCTGGGATTATCTGGCGCTTGTTTCAGTCCGTGTCACGTAACAGTGCTGGGCTCACCAGACATCATTGGATTTACCACGGGAGCTGCCACAGCTGCGGCGATCAGCATTATTTTCTTTGATGCAGGTGTGGTCTTAACCGGAGTGGCAGCCATTCTTGGTGGACTTGCGACCGCAGTTTTTGTCTATCTCATGGCCAGACAAAATAGCAATACCGGCGGGTTGCGTCTGGTGTTGGTTGGTATCGGAACAGGTGCATTTTTGGGTGCTGCTCGTGATTTCTTCATGGTGCGCGCAGATATTACGGGTGCTTCGACGGTACAGCTGTGGTCTGCCGGTTCGTTGAGCGGGCGCGACTGGAATCATGCCCTGTTGGTGTTGATTTCGTGTGCAGTGATTGTGCCAGCACTGTGCATTATTGTCCGCCGTTTACGCCTGATGGAAATGGGTGATGATGCAGCTGGGGCACTTGGAATTTCAGTGGAGAGAACACGGTTGATAGCCATTTTGTTGGCTGTGCTGCTGGTGGGGATCGCCACCGCAGCTGCAGGTCCCATCGCTTTTATTGCACTGGCAGCACCTCAGATTGCCCGGGCTCTGGCCCGGGAGGATGGAGTGCTGGTGGCTGCGTCGATAAGCATTGGCTCTGGGCTGTTAGTTGCGGCGGATTGCCTAGAGCAACACGTTGATACTGAGCTGCACACGCCCGTTGGCCTGGTGACCAGTTTGCTGGGCGGGGTGTATTTGATGTGGCTTTTGAGCCGAAAGGAGGCATAA
- a CDS encoding siderophore-interacting protein, with protein sequence MKETDNLLRENSHDRDISEIVATITALDHPSPSLLRFTAFVPGSANNPVWAEANVAIRLYLSEEFDDATRVYTVRSFDAATESIVVDVVQHHHESPMMRWSDTVKINDTLVLTGPRPHFVIPEGEQAALFLDDTAIPALAAILDQWPTDLRGKGWVVTDDPAAFDELPSIDGLELNLLAPGSDPTVQPLAQQAYDLENPETYVVWAAGERDEIKSIRRHFRKQVGLEKDAVAVFGYWKYNTTNTQIDAVRKENYMKMLSEGLQLENFDDLSLEI encoded by the coding sequence ATGAAAGAAACCGACAACCTACTGCGCGAAAACTCCCACGACCGCGACATCTCTGAAATCGTCGCCACCATCACTGCCCTTGACCACCCATCACCCTCACTTCTGCGATTCACAGCTTTTGTTCCAGGATCAGCAAACAACCCAGTGTGGGCAGAAGCCAACGTGGCAATCAGGCTTTACCTCAGCGAAGAATTCGACGACGCCACCCGCGTCTACACCGTCCGATCCTTTGATGCCGCAACTGAAAGCATCGTGGTGGATGTGGTTCAACACCACCACGAAAGCCCCATGATGCGCTGGTCAGACACCGTAAAAATCAACGACACCCTCGTGCTCACCGGACCCCGCCCACACTTTGTCATCCCCGAAGGCGAACAAGCAGCACTCTTCCTTGATGACACCGCCATCCCCGCTCTCGCCGCTATTTTGGATCAATGGCCAACAGATCTTCGTGGCAAAGGATGGGTTGTCACTGACGATCCCGCAGCCTTCGATGAACTACCCAGCATCGACGGACTGGAACTGAACCTGCTCGCGCCGGGATCAGATCCAACTGTTCAGCCACTTGCCCAACAGGCATATGACCTGGAAAACCCAGAAACTTACGTGGTGTGGGCAGCCGGCGAGCGAGATGAAATAAAATCCATCCGCAGGCACTTCCGCAAGCAGGTGGGATTGGAAAAAGATGCAGTGGCCGTGTTTGGGTACTGGAAATACAACACCACCAACACTCAGATCGATGCAGTCCGCAAAGAAAACTACATGAAGATGCTCTCTGAAGGGCTACAGCTGGAAAACTTCGACGACCTCTCATTGGAGATTTAA
- a CDS encoding rhomboid family intramembrane serine protease — translation MNVERIYRQAPASTLISLAIIAVYAVTAIQSRSVTDNLGSTSIGDAWILYAPLMDDGGFGPLRAIGGMFLHIGPGHMLLNLVLLWLLGREIERDFGSALFTAMYFVGGIGASAAVIWMDPYSPTAGASGAIYAMMAILVGLFVLRSADIRAPLILIAINIAYTLMSTNVSLWGHLGGLITGALITWPMVKAKTQRTRWIIVLIGFAVVVAAVILGIDRV, via the coding sequence ATGAATGTAGAACGGATTTATCGACAAGCGCCAGCAAGTACGTTGATCTCTTTAGCCATCATCGCTGTGTACGCAGTGACGGCCATTCAATCGAGATCAGTGACAGACAACCTGGGTTCAACCAGTATCGGTGACGCGTGGATTCTGTACGCACCGCTGATGGATGATGGTGGCTTTGGTCCACTGCGTGCCATCGGAGGAATGTTCCTGCACATTGGCCCCGGGCACATGCTGTTGAACCTTGTGTTGTTGTGGTTGCTGGGAAGAGAAATTGAACGAGACTTCGGTTCTGCGCTTTTCACTGCGATGTACTTTGTGGGCGGTATTGGTGCGTCTGCAGCTGTCATCTGGATGGATCCCTATTCACCGACAGCAGGTGCTTCCGGCGCCATTTACGCCATGATGGCTATTTTGGTGGGGCTTTTTGTGTTAAGAAGCGCGGATATCCGAGCACCCTTGATCCTTATCGCCATCAACATCGCCTATACCTTGATGTCCACCAATGTTTCTCTGTGGGGACACCTTGGAGGTTTGATCACTGGAGCTTTAATTACTTGGCCAATGGTTAAAGCGAAAACTCAAAGAACACGGTGGATTATCGTGCTCATTGGTTTTGCTGTAGTTGTGGCTGCTGTCATTCTAGGAATTGACCGGGTGTAG
- a CDS encoding ABC transporter ATP-binding protein produces MLQAHDLTLSYGGRNIVEGLSLDLPERGLSIIIGPNGCGKSTVLKALGRLLKPQLGKITLGGRDISSMGTKHVAKHIGVLPQPPYAPDGVSVTELVSRGRYPHQHLLSQWSKDDEAIVARSLAEVGMHTHAEHLVSELSGGQRQRAWIAMALAQETDILLLDEPTTFLDVAHQISVLDLCSDLHQRGRTLAIVLHDLNMAARYATHIIAMRDGTIIDQGKPEEILTKALLKEVFDLDALILKDPNNGRPLIVPTDRRNS; encoded by the coding sequence ATGCTGCAAGCGCATGATCTCACGCTGAGTTACGGCGGGCGAAATATTGTAGAAGGGCTCAGTCTGGACCTTCCGGAAAGAGGCCTCAGCATCATCATTGGCCCCAACGGATGCGGGAAATCAACCGTTTTGAAAGCGTTGGGCAGACTGCTGAAACCACAATTGGGGAAGATCACGCTAGGTGGGCGAGATATTTCCAGCATGGGCACCAAGCATGTGGCGAAACACATCGGGGTGCTTCCGCAACCCCCATATGCGCCCGATGGGGTGAGCGTCACGGAGCTGGTCAGCCGCGGGCGGTATCCGCACCAACATCTGCTGTCGCAATGGTCAAAAGACGATGAAGCCATTGTGGCGCGCTCGCTGGCGGAAGTCGGCATGCACACCCATGCTGAGCATTTAGTGTCGGAACTTTCAGGCGGCCAGCGCCAACGGGCGTGGATCGCCATGGCGCTCGCTCAGGAAACAGACATTTTGCTTCTCGACGAGCCCACCACGTTCCTCGACGTAGCCCACCAAATATCCGTCCTCGATTTATGCTCCGACCTGCACCAACGTGGTCGCACCCTGGCCATTGTTCTACACGATCTGAACATGGCTGCACGGTATGCCACCCACATCATCGCCATGCGGGACGGCACCATCATCGACCAAGGAAAACCCGAAGAAATACTCACTAAAGCGCTGCTCAAAGAAGTTTTTGACCTCGACGCACTCATCCTCAAAGACCCCAACAACGGCCGACCACTCATCGTGCCCACAGACAGGAGAAACTCATGA
- a CDS encoding serine/threonine-protein kinase, with protein MSQEDITGKDRLQELIGADYRLQWIIGHGGMSTVWLADDVVNDREVAIKVLRPEFSDNQEFLNRFRNEAQAAENIDSEHVVATYDYREVPDPAGHTFCFIVMEFVRGESLADLLEREGRLPEDLALDVMEQAAHGLSVIHRMDMVHRDIKPGNMLITANGIVKITDFGIAKAAAAVPLTRTGMVVGTAQYVSPEQAQGKEVTAASDIYSLGVVGYEMMAGRRPFTGDSSVSVAIAHINQAPPQMPTSISAQTRELIGIALRKDPGRRFPDGNEMALAVSAVRLGKRPPQPRTSAMMAQAEAPSPSESTAMLGRVARPATITQEAAPKRGSGIGIGLFIAALLAVIIGAVIYAGTTGILFNDTPEETTTPETITETYTPTVEETTSQWVPPTPPTRSTFTEPETTSHRPTTSEESTSEEPTTEAPTSSRTVPQIPTSTPRTSASVPVETNAPADDLIDAVNGLLDVGGAQ; from the coding sequence ATGAGTCAAGAAGACATCACTGGAAAAGATCGACTCCAAGAACTCATCGGCGCTGATTATCGTCTGCAGTGGATCATCGGACACGGTGGCATGTCCACCGTATGGCTCGCAGATGATGTGGTCAATGATCGCGAAGTAGCCATCAAGGTACTGCGCCCGGAATTTTCCGACAACCAGGAGTTCTTGAACCGTTTCCGCAATGAAGCGCAAGCGGCTGAGAATATCGATTCTGAACACGTGGTGGCCACCTATGACTACCGTGAGGTTCCAGACCCTGCTGGGCATACTTTCTGCTTCATCGTCATGGAATTTGTCCGCGGTGAATCGCTTGCGGATCTTCTAGAGCGCGAAGGCAGACTGCCGGAAGACCTGGCTCTTGATGTGATGGAACAGGCGGCACATGGTTTGTCGGTGATTCACCGGATGGACATGGTGCACCGCGATATCAAGCCGGGCAACATGCTGATCACAGCCAATGGCATTGTGAAGATCACGGACTTTGGTATCGCTAAGGCTGCCGCTGCTGTGCCTTTGACCCGCACCGGCATGGTGGTGGGTACTGCTCAATATGTTTCACCTGAGCAAGCCCAGGGCAAGGAAGTCACCGCGGCTTCTGATATTTATTCTCTCGGTGTGGTCGGCTATGAGATGATGGCTGGCCGCCGCCCGTTCACTGGAGATTCTTCGGTGTCTGTGGCGATCGCGCACATCAACCAAGCTCCGCCGCAGATGCCCACCAGCATTTCGGCACAGACTCGCGAGTTGATTGGCATTGCGTTGCGCAAGGATCCGGGTCGCCGTTTCCCTGATGGAAATGAAATGGCGCTAGCTGTTTCTGCTGTGCGCCTTGGCAAGCGCCCGCCTCAACCGCGCACGAGCGCGATGATGGCGCAGGCGGAGGCGCCGTCGCCAAGCGAATCAACGGCGATGCTGGGCAGGGTGGCCCGGCCTGCAACAATCACCCAAGAAGCGGCCCCGAAACGCGGTTCCGGCATTGGCATTGGTCTGTTCATCGCAGCTTTGCTTGCCGTGATTATTGGCGCGGTGATCTATGCGGGCACCACCGGAATTTTGTTCAACGACACTCCGGAAGAAACCACCACACCTGAAACCATTACGGAAACATACACCCCAACCGTGGAGGAAACCACCTCTCAGTGGGTACCGCCAACGCCTCCAACACGGTCAACATTCACCGAACCTGAAACAACTTCACACCGTCCGACGACAAGTGAAGAGAGCACATCCGAGGAACCAACCACGGAAGCTCCAACAAGTAGCCGAACTGTGCCTCAAATCCCTACCTCTACACCTAGGACGAGTGCTAGCGTTCCAGTTGAGACTAATGCACCGGCTGATGATTTAATCGACGCCGTAAATGGCCTATTGGATGTAGGAGGAGCGCAGTGA
- a CDS encoding helix-turn-helix domain-containing protein: MGISPNQILTLPEPQHLDPPLPQLASLEIPANETWSRINGSHIMVWAFQGTSTVRVADRELTVHQGEGLILPAGMRLDLHTPAGGLMLPLGYQVPDSHSISAQHVDIIQFDCSIQQLLQCTISAYTPFHPHKAAPDQCFSLPFPKCSTKNTPTKNHNDELISLAVDLAVSRETNVSAIRGGIAEEFAHMTGIAVQRWGLLRRMTLARIQLSKGLSPGVVARNLGYSHLPAFNRAFTATHGCTPMQYQADCARIPTP, encoded by the coding sequence ATGGGGATCTCACCCAATCAGATTCTTACACTTCCAGAACCGCAACATCTTGATCCACCACTGCCCCAACTCGCATCTTTAGAGATTCCAGCAAATGAAACATGGTCTCGGATCAATGGATCTCACATCATGGTGTGGGCTTTTCAAGGAACATCCACCGTTCGAGTAGCTGATAGAGAACTCACTGTTCATCAAGGTGAAGGGTTAATTCTTCCAGCTGGAATGCGCCTGGATCTTCACACTCCTGCGGGCGGACTCATGTTGCCGTTGGGCTACCAAGTTCCAGATTCCCATTCAATCAGTGCCCAACATGTGGACATCATTCAGTTTGATTGCTCTATTCAGCAGCTTTTGCAATGCACGATTTCTGCCTACACTCCTTTTCACCCGCACAAAGCGGCCCCGGATCAGTGCTTCTCCCTACCTTTTCCAAAATGCTCCACGAAAAACACGCCAACCAAAAATCACAATGATGAATTAATTTCTTTGGCAGTTGATCTTGCAGTCTCCCGAGAAACTAATGTTTCTGCTATTCGCGGCGGAATTGCGGAAGAGTTTGCACACATGACTGGCATTGCGGTGCAGCGCTGGGGACTTCTGCGAAGAATGACTTTGGCGCGCATTCAATTAAGCAAAGGGCTAAGCCCGGGGGTAGTCGCACGGAACCTCGGATACTCACACTTACCTGCTTTCAACCGTGCTTTCACCGCCACTCATGGTTGCACACCGATGCAGTACCAAGCTGACTGTGCGCGCATCCCTACCCCCTGA
- the pknB gene encoding Stk1 family PASTA domain-containing Ser/Thr kinase, translating into MTFVIADRYELDAVIGSGGMSEVFAATDTLIGREVAVKMLRIDLAKDPNFRERFRREAQNSGRLSHSSIVAVFDTGEVDKDGTSVPYIVMERVQGRNLREVVTEDGVFTPVEAANILIPVCEALQASHDAGIIHRDVKPANIMITNTGGVKVMDFGIARAVNDSTSAMTQTSAVIGTAQYLSPEQARGKPADARSDIYATGCVMYELVTGKPPFEGESPFAVAYQHVQEDPTPPSDFIADLTPTSAVNVDAVVLTAMAKHPADRYQTASEMAADLGRLSRNAVSHAARAHVETEETPEEPETRFSTRTSTQVAPAAGVAAASTGSGSSSRKRGSRGLTALAIVLSLGVVGVAGAFTYDYFANSSSTATSAIPNVEGLPQQEALTELQAAGFVVNIVEEASADVAEGLVIRANPSVGSEIRQGATVTITVSTGREMINIPDVSGMTLEDAARALEDVGLILNQNVREETSDDVESGLVIDQNPEAGQEVVVGSSVSLTMSSGTESIRVPNLTGMNWSQAEQNLISMGFNPTASYLDSSEPEGEVLSVSSQGTELPKGSSITVEVSNGMLIQAPDLARMSTEQAISALRAAGWTAPDQSLIVGDPIHTAALVDQNKIGFQSPTPATLFRKDAQVQVRLFEFDLAALVQ; encoded by the coding sequence GTGACCTTCGTGATCGCTGATCGCTATGAACTGGATGCCGTCATCGGCTCCGGTGGCATGAGCGAGGTGTTCGCGGCCACCGACACGCTCATTGGTCGGGAGGTCGCGGTAAAGATGCTGCGCATCGACCTTGCGAAAGATCCCAATTTCCGAGAACGCTTCCGCAGGGAAGCCCAAAACTCCGGAAGGTTGAGCCACTCTTCGATCGTCGCTGTTTTTGACACCGGCGAAGTAGACAAAGACGGCACCTCTGTTCCCTACATTGTGATGGAACGCGTGCAGGGTCGAAACCTGCGCGAAGTTGTCACCGAAGACGGCGTATTCACCCCAGTTGAGGCAGCCAACATCCTCATCCCTGTGTGTGAAGCGCTGCAGGCATCCCATGACGCCGGCATTATTCACCGCGATGTGAAACCCGCCAACATCATGATCACCAACACCGGTGGCGTGAAAGTCATGGACTTCGGCATCGCCCGCGCGGTCAACGATTCCACCTCCGCCATGACTCAAACCTCCGCAGTCATCGGCACCGCCCAGTACCTCTCCCCTGAGCAGGCCCGCGGCAAACCCGCCGATGCGCGTTCCGATATTTACGCCACCGGCTGCGTCATGTACGAATTAGTCACCGGTAAGCCACCTTTTGAAGGCGAGTCCCCTTTCGCCGTGGCCTACCAACACGTCCAGGAAGACCCCACCCCTCCTTCGGATTTCATCGCGGACCTCACCCCGACCTCTGCTGTCAACGTGGATGCCGTGGTACTCACCGCCATGGCAAAACACCCCGCCGACCGCTACCAAACAGCCTCCGAAATGGCCGCTGACCTGGGCCGGCTATCCCGCAATGCAGTCTCCCATGCCGCACGCGCGCATGTAGAAACAGAAGAAACCCCAGAAGAGCCCGAAACTCGCTTCTCGACGCGCACCTCCACCCAAGTGGCCCCCGCCGCAGGCGTGGCTGCGGCCAGTACGGGGTCAGGGTCTTCTTCGCGTAAACGTGGATCCAGAGGCCTCACCGCCCTGGCCATCGTGTTATCCCTAGGTGTCGTCGGCGTTGCCGGTGCCTTCACCTACGACTACTTTGCCAACAGCTCCTCCACTGCAACCAGCGCGATCCCCAATGTGGAAGGCCTCCCGCAGCAAGAAGCTCTCACAGAACTTCAAGCAGCAGGATTTGTTGTCAACATCGTCGAAGAAGCCAGCGCCGACGTCGCCGAAGGCCTCGTCATCCGAGCAAACCCAAGCGTTGGATCCGAAATCCGCCAAGGGGCCACCGTCACCATCACCGTGTCCACCGGCCGAGAAATGATCAACATCCCAGACGTCTCCGGCATGACACTTGAGGACGCCGCCCGCGCCCTCGAAGACGTTGGTCTCATACTCAACCAAAACGTTCGGGAAGAAACCTCCGACGACGTCGAATCTGGCCTCGTCATCGACCAAAACCCCGAAGCCGGCCAAGAAGTAGTCGTGGGTTCCTCTGTATCTCTAACCATGTCTTCAGGCACCGAGAGCATCCGAGTGCCCAACCTCACCGGCATGAACTGGTCACAAGCAGAACAAAACCTCATCTCCATGGGCTTTAACCCCACAGCTTCCTACTTAGACAGCAGCGAACCAGAAGGCGAAGTCCTCTCAGTTTCCAGCCAAGGAACTGAACTACCCAAGGGTTCATCCATCACAGTGGAAGTCTCCAACGGCATGCTCATCCAAGCCCCCGATCTCGCCCGCATGTCCACCGAACAGGCCATCAGTGCCCTCCGCGCTGCTGGCTGGACCGCCCCAGATCAATCCCTGATCGTCGGCGACCCCATCCACACCGCAGCCCTCGTGGATCAAAACAAAATCGGATTCCAATCCCCAACCCCTGCAACCCTCTTCCGCAAAGACGCCCAAGTGCAAGTGCGACTCTTCGAATTCGATCTCGCTGCACTCGTGCAATAG
- a CDS encoding penicillin-binding transpeptidase domain-containing protein, producing MNRSIRITSLFSLLLILVLVANLTWIQAFRDDDLAQNPLNARGFLEAKSTPRGQISTGGQVLAESSQDDQGFYQRSYITNPTAYAPVVGYLSDVYGAAGLELGYNSILNGSDSSLFTSQWLDVISGSPTHGANIELTLDPNAQQTAYEQLSQSGYEGAVVALRPSTGEVLAMASSPSYDPNQIVDPATAEDAWAEYTSTEGAPLLNHATQESLPPGSIFKIITTAAALENGYSADSTVTAEAAVTLPGTNTTLTNYGGQTCAGGGTTTLLTAFQLSCNTAFVETGIDVGADALRASAEDFGVGQTYSLGLDNVPGGLGEIPDDAALGQSSIGQRDVQMNVLQAAVMAGTVSNGGVRMEPYLVSRVTGQDLSELSTHKPKSVGGVEPEIAEQLKTLMEASERNTSGYTGIQIASKTGTAEHGDENTPPHTWYVAFNNDIAVAVLVKDGGGFGTSATGGQVAAPIGRAVLQAAGGF from the coding sequence GTGAACCGCTCGATTCGAATCACATCCCTCTTCTCTTTGCTCCTGATCTTGGTGCTCGTAGCAAACCTCACCTGGATTCAGGCTTTTAGGGACGATGATCTTGCTCAGAACCCACTGAACGCACGTGGTTTCCTGGAGGCGAAGTCCACTCCGCGTGGACAGATTTCAACTGGTGGCCAAGTACTCGCAGAGTCCTCCCAGGACGATCAGGGTTTTTACCAGCGCAGCTACATCACCAACCCGACTGCCTACGCACCGGTGGTTGGTTACCTCTCTGATGTTTATGGAGCAGCTGGCCTGGAATTGGGATACAACTCTATCCTCAACGGCAGTGACTCTTCCCTGTTTACCTCCCAGTGGCTGGATGTCATTTCTGGCAGCCCTACCCATGGCGCAAACATTGAGCTGACCTTGGATCCCAATGCGCAGCAAACTGCTTATGAACAGCTGAGCCAAAGCGGCTACGAGGGTGCTGTGGTGGCGCTTCGCCCAAGCACTGGTGAGGTGCTGGCCATGGCGTCATCGCCAAGCTATGACCCCAACCAGATCGTGGATCCAGCAACCGCAGAGGACGCTTGGGCTGAGTACACCTCCACTGAAGGTGCACCGCTGCTCAACCATGCAACGCAGGAATCACTGCCTCCTGGATCTATTTTCAAGATCATCACTACTGCGGCAGCTTTGGAAAACGGCTACTCTGCTGATTCCACCGTGACTGCAGAGGCAGCAGTGACCCTGCCTGGCACCAACACCACCTTGACCAACTACGGCGGTCAGACATGTGCGGGCGGTGGCACCACTACCCTGCTCACCGCTTTCCAGCTCTCCTGCAATACTGCGTTTGTGGAGACCGGCATTGATGTTGGCGCGGATGCTTTGCGCGCGTCTGCCGAGGACTTCGGAGTGGGACAAACCTACAGCTTGGGACTAGATAACGTTCCTGGCGGCTTGGGTGAAATCCCCGACGATGCCGCCCTTGGACAATCCAGCATTGGCCAGCGCGACGTGCAAATGAACGTGCTGCAGGCCGCTGTCATGGCAGGAACCGTATCCAACGGTGGCGTACGCATGGAACCATATTTGGTATCCCGCGTCACCGGTCAGGACCTGAGCGAACTGAGCACCCACAAGCCGAAATCAGTTGGTGGAGTCGAGCCAGAAATTGCAGAACAGTTGAAGACTTTGATGGAAGCCTCAGAGCGCAATACTTCGGGCTACACCGGAATTCAGATCGCTTCCAAGACTGGTACCGCGGAACATGGTGATGAAAACACACCACCACACACCTGGTACGTGGCATTCAACAACGACATTGCTGTTGCTGTGTTGGTGAAAGACGGCGGTGGATTTGGCACCAGTGCAACTGGTGGTCAGGTCGCAGCCCCAATTGGCCGAGCTGTGCTTCAGGCAGCCGGAGGATTTTAA
- a CDS encoding peptidylprolyl isomerase yields MMGVMTSKTATAILHTNRGDITIDLFGNHAPETVANFVGLAQGTKDYQSANAQGDSEGPFYNGSVFHRVIDGFMIQGGDPTGTGRGGPGYTFADEFHPELRFDRAYLLAMANAGPGTNGSQFFITVTPTPHLNNAHTIFGEVTDAESQKVVDAIATTATDRYDRPADAVVIESVEITA; encoded by the coding sequence ATGATGGGCGTTATGACTTCTAAGACCGCAACTGCGATTCTGCATACAAATCGCGGAGACATCACCATCGACCTGTTCGGCAACCACGCTCCAGAGACCGTCGCTAACTTCGTTGGCCTGGCACAGGGCACCAAGGACTACCAGTCCGCAAACGCTCAGGGCGACAGCGAAGGTCCGTTCTACAACGGATCTGTCTTCCACCGCGTCATCGACGGCTTCATGATCCAGGGTGGAGACCCAACCGGCACCGGCCGTGGCGGCCCTGGCTACACCTTCGCTGATGAATTCCACCCAGAGCTGCGCTTCGACCGCGCATACCTGCTGGCAATGGCAAATGCGGGCCCAGGCACCAACGGTTCCCAGTTCTTCATCACTGTGACCCCAACCCCTCACCTGAACAACGCTCACACCATCTTCGGTGAGGTCACTGACGCTGAGTCTCAGAAGGTTGTGGATGCAATTGCAACCACCGCAACCGATCGTTACGACCGCCCAGCTGACGCAGTTGTCATCGAGTCTGTAGAGATCACCGCGTAA
- the crgA gene encoding cell division protein CrgA, whose product MPKARVTKNETAPVSSNPSANRTPVKINSAGTPMWYKVIMFAFMIVGLAWLIINYLVGPQIPFMADLGAWNYGIGFGLMIIGLLMTMGWR is encoded by the coding sequence ATGCCAAAGGCAAGAGTAACTAAAAACGAGACCGCACCGGTTTCAAGCAACCCAAGCGCAAACCGCACCCCGGTTAAGATCAATTCCGCCGGAACCCCAATGTGGTACAAGGTCATCATGTTTGCCTTCATGATCGTCGGCCTAGCCTGGTTGATCATTAACTACCTCGTGGGCCCACAGATCCCATTCATGGCTGATCTTGGTGCATGGAACTATGGCATCGGCTTCGGTCTGATGATCATCGGCCTACTCATGACCATGGGTTGGCGTTAA